Proteins co-encoded in one Arachis stenosperma cultivar V10309 chromosome 7, arast.V10309.gnm1.PFL2, whole genome shotgun sequence genomic window:
- the LOC130939831 gene encoding gibberellin-regulated protein 6: MAMAKAKLVSVLLLALLIAISAISAKQVMAKEAAQYHLNSGSYGPGSLKSYQCPSQCARRCGQTQYHKPCMFFCQKCCAKCLCVPPGYYGNKAVCPCYNNWKTKRGGPKCP, from the exons ATGGCCATGGCCAAGGCTAAGCTTGTCTCTGTTCTGCTTCTGGCACTACTCATTGCCATTTCCGCGATCTCAGCTAAG CAGGTTATGGCAAAAGAGGCTGCTCAGTATCACTTGAACAGT GGTAGTTATGGTCCCGGAAGTCTGAAGAGCTACC AGTGCCCATCTCAATGTGCTAGAAGATGTGGGCAGACACAGTACCACAAGCCATGCATGTTCTTCTGCCAAAAATGTTGTGCTAAGTGCCTTTGTGTTCCTCCTGGCTACTATGGCAACAAGGCTGTCTGCCCCTGCTACAACAACTGGAAGACCAAGCGTGGAGGACCCAAGTGCCCTTGA